The following coding sequences lie in one Thalassoglobus polymorphus genomic window:
- a CDS encoding RNA polymerase subunit sigma — MTGYTVHTGSNDNFRDGWDAIFGGTPQKTTKKTTKKTKTAKKAAKKTAKKAPVEKKAAKKKAAKKKTTTKAQTKASAKKKTTAKKKAAKKKTVKKKSAKKK, encoded by the coding sequence ATGACAGGATATACGGTTCACACAGGATCGAACGATAATTTTCGCGATGGTTGGGACGCAATCTTTGGCGGCACCCCCCAAAAAACAACCAAGAAAACAACTAAGAAGACCAAGACCGCCAAAAAAGCTGCAAAGAAGACCGCGAAAAAGGCACCTGTAGAAAAGAAGGCAGCTAAAAAGAAAGCTGCAAAGAAAAAAACAACGACGAAAGCGCAGACGAAAGCCTCTGCAAAGAAAAAAACGACAGCTAAGAAAAAAGCTGCTAAGAAGAAAACAGTAAAAAAGAAATCAGCAAAGAAGAAGTGA
- a CDS encoding L-fuconate dehydratase, giving the protein MPITITKLTPFDIRFPTSEQLDGSDAMNPDPDYSAAYVVLETDSPDGVSGHGMTFTIGRGNELCAKGIEALAPLIVGRTLESFTEDMAGFWKHITGDSQLRWVGPEKGVIHLATAAVVNAVWDLYAKVEGKPLWRLLAEMTPEQLVSCIDFRYITDAITPQEAVTLLESLADSKQERIDALAQNGFPSYTTSAGWLGYSDQKLRDLCRSCIEQGWDCFKIKVGRNLEDDIRRCRIIREEIGPDRRLMIDANQVWEVTEAIEWMESFIEFKPWFIEEPTSPDDVLGHAAIAKAVAPIKVATGEHCANRIMFKQFLQSGGMGVCQIDSCRLGGVNEVLAVLLMAAKFDVPVCPHAGGVGLCEYVQHLSMFDFIAVSGSQEDRLTEYAGHLHEHFKDPVVMNKGRYMPPQAPGYSIEMLPESIETYTFPNGSYWKNRT; this is encoded by the coding sequence ATGCCCATCACAATCACAAAGCTGACGCCGTTTGATATTCGTTTTCCGACCTCGGAACAGCTCGATGGTTCTGATGCAATGAATCCCGATCCCGATTATTCCGCGGCTTACGTCGTCCTGGAAACAGATTCACCAGACGGAGTTTCGGGACACGGAATGACTTTTACAATTGGTCGCGGCAACGAACTCTGTGCGAAAGGAATTGAAGCACTCGCTCCCCTGATTGTCGGTCGTACGCTGGAATCGTTCACTGAAGATATGGCAGGTTTCTGGAAGCACATCACCGGGGACAGCCAGTTGCGCTGGGTCGGTCCAGAAAAGGGAGTGATTCATCTGGCGACAGCTGCAGTTGTCAATGCTGTGTGGGACCTGTATGCCAAGGTCGAGGGAAAACCGCTCTGGCGTCTCCTCGCAGAGATGACTCCAGAGCAACTCGTCAGCTGCATCGACTTTCGGTACATCACCGATGCCATCACCCCACAAGAGGCTGTCACTCTTCTGGAGAGCCTCGCTGACTCGAAACAAGAACGGATTGATGCCCTTGCACAAAATGGCTTCCCTTCGTACACGACCTCCGCTGGATGGCTCGGTTATTCTGACCAAAAACTGCGGGACCTCTGTCGCAGCTGTATTGAACAAGGTTGGGACTGCTTCAAAATTAAGGTCGGGCGAAACCTGGAAGATGACATTCGCCGCTGCCGAATTATTCGCGAGGAAATCGGCCCGGACCGTCGATTGATGATCGACGCCAATCAGGTCTGGGAAGTTACAGAAGCGATTGAGTGGATGGAATCGTTTATCGAGTTCAAGCCATGGTTTATTGAAGAACCGACATCGCCGGATGATGTCCTCGGTCATGCTGCGATTGCAAAAGCCGTTGCTCCGATCAAAGTCGCGACTGGTGAACATTGTGCAAATCGCATCATGTTCAAGCAGTTCCTCCAATCGGGGGGGATGGGTGTCTGTCAGATCGACAGTTGTCGTTTGGGAGGAGTCAACGAAGTTCTGGCAGTCTTGCTGATGGCCGCCAAGTTTGACGTCCCGGTCTGCCCGCATGCTGGCGGAGTCGGACTGTGTGAATACGTTCAGCATCTGTCGATGTTCGATTTCATCGCAGTCAGTGGTTCGCAGGAAGATCGCCTGACCGAATATGCCGGGCACTTGCACGAACACTTCAAAGATCCAGTCGTCATGAATAAGGGGAGGTACATGCCTCCACAGGCTCCTGGATACAGCATTGAGATGCTGCCTGAATCAATCGAAACCTACACTTTCCCGAATGGTTCATACTGGAAAAATCGAACGTAA
- a CDS encoding DUF1592 domain-containing protein, protein MNRFSVQLVPHLFVALGIFGLTTFNLRAQAQENPTNARVTSGLQVLYNFSEEKGNVVHDVSGTGVPVNLKIANEKGVRRTAGALTLTASTILLSEKPVSRLSESLKRSGEITVEAWITPSDLGLSGPARIVTISKNSVERNVTLGQDKDKLEVRLRTTKTSNNGIPSTSSKAKAVAKKLTHIVYTRNRAGIAKIYLNGQLNSEAKIEGDFSNWNSSFQFALGNEMTNDRPWLGTYHLVAVYNKALPPQAVVANFKAGSNAKIINSQQMAAKSPQEEFFENKVAGIFVRHCFECHDSSTKEGGLNLAKKVAAMKGGDSGVAFVPGSHAKSPLWKSIEADEMPANREPLSADEKEIIKKWIDTGAVWTLDQIDPEVYLHQGKVAGNWIRRLTIPEYIETVRAAVGVDISKEARELLPPDLRADGFSNTSYNLNVDLKHVNAYSQLSEIIVSRMDVEKFASRFTKKKRLIDADMRDLAAKMGKWILRGPLSEREIVIYRGISTSVASAGGDYREAVAYTLQAMLQSPRFLYRMESQQGDGSAWPVNSYELASRVSYTIWGGPPDQELMRAAEAGELFDRSALDKQVQRMLKDQRAIDQSVRFVNEWLDLQRLDNLRPNKEKFPNWKASLAVEMRKETQAYFQEILWEQKRPLVDLLNAQSTFLTPELAKHYNLDLKIKGFEKVDLKNVPSRGGLLTQGSILTKGGDEASMISRGLFVLHDLLRGAVKDPPPCVDTTPIPTKPGRTQRMIAMERLANGSCGGCHAKFETLAFALEKFDGLGSFSEADQHGNKLREDGEILFPGDEKSIPYQTSAELMDLLAKSDRVNECLSWKVAQFAIGRPLVPADVPIMKEVHQKAQKNGGTWTSLISALIQSDLIQTIRTEPIQ, encoded by the coding sequence ATGAATCGCTTTTCAGTCCAACTTGTCCCCCATTTGTTCGTTGCTCTTGGAATCTTCGGATTGACCACGTTCAATTTGCGTGCACAGGCTCAGGAGAATCCGACGAATGCGCGTGTAACCTCCGGCTTGCAGGTGCTCTATAATTTTTCAGAAGAGAAGGGGAACGTCGTTCATGACGTCTCTGGCACAGGAGTGCCTGTGAATCTGAAGATCGCAAACGAAAAGGGAGTCCGCCGTACAGCTGGGGCGTTAACCCTCACCGCTAGTACGATCCTTCTCTCAGAGAAGCCCGTAAGTCGATTGAGCGAGTCTCTCAAACGTTCGGGGGAAATCACCGTCGAAGCTTGGATTACTCCCAGTGATTTAGGACTAAGCGGTCCAGCCCGGATCGTCACAATATCTAAGAACTCTGTTGAGCGCAACGTCACCTTGGGACAGGACAAGGACAAACTGGAAGTCCGCTTGCGGACGACAAAAACGAGCAACAACGGAATTCCCTCAACGAGTTCCAAGGCTAAAGCTGTCGCCAAAAAACTCACACACATTGTTTACACGCGAAACCGCGCCGGGATCGCGAAGATCTATCTGAATGGGCAACTCAACAGTGAGGCGAAGATTGAGGGCGATTTTTCAAATTGGAATTCGTCATTTCAATTTGCACTCGGAAACGAGATGACCAATGACCGTCCCTGGCTAGGGACCTATCATCTGGTTGCGGTGTATAACAAAGCGCTCCCACCGCAGGCTGTCGTCGCCAATTTCAAAGCAGGCTCAAACGCAAAGATTATCAATTCCCAACAGATGGCGGCGAAGTCCCCACAAGAAGAGTTCTTCGAAAACAAAGTGGCAGGTATTTTCGTGAGGCACTGTTTTGAGTGCCATGATTCATCCACGAAAGAAGGTGGACTGAACCTCGCCAAGAAAGTGGCTGCAATGAAAGGTGGTGATAGTGGCGTCGCTTTCGTTCCGGGAAGCCACGCAAAGAGCCCCCTTTGGAAGTCAATCGAAGCTGATGAGATGCCCGCAAACCGTGAGCCTCTCTCGGCTGATGAAAAAGAGATCATCAAAAAATGGATCGACACGGGAGCTGTCTGGACTCTCGATCAGATTGACCCGGAAGTTTATCTCCACCAAGGGAAGGTCGCGGGAAACTGGATTCGCAGGCTAACGATTCCTGAATACATCGAAACCGTCCGGGCTGCAGTCGGTGTCGATATCTCGAAAGAAGCACGCGAACTTCTCCCGCCGGACCTTCGAGCAGATGGATTCAGCAACACCTCTTACAATCTGAACGTCGATCTGAAGCACGTTAACGCATACTCACAACTTTCAGAAATCATTGTGAGTCGTATGGATGTCGAAAAATTCGCGTCGCGATTTACGAAAAAGAAACGACTCATTGATGCTGATATGCGAGACTTGGCCGCCAAGATGGGAAAATGGATTTTGCGCGGTCCACTCTCTGAACGAGAGATTGTCATTTACCGAGGAATCTCAACCAGCGTGGCGAGCGCAGGAGGAGATTATCGCGAGGCTGTTGCCTATACACTTCAAGCGATGCTTCAATCCCCTCGTTTCTTGTATCGCATGGAAAGTCAACAAGGGGACGGCAGTGCCTGGCCGGTCAACAGCTATGAGTTGGCCTCTCGGGTGAGTTACACAATCTGGGGTGGCCCTCCCGATCAGGAATTAATGCGTGCCGCCGAGGCAGGCGAACTGTTCGACCGATCCGCTCTTGATAAGCAGGTTCAACGCATGCTGAAGGATCAGCGAGCAATCGATCAATCAGTTCGATTTGTGAATGAATGGCTCGACCTGCAACGGCTCGATAACTTGCGTCCCAACAAAGAAAAATTCCCCAACTGGAAAGCAAGCCTCGCTGTTGAGATGCGAAAAGAAACGCAGGCCTACTTTCAAGAGATTCTCTGGGAACAAAAACGCCCACTTGTCGATCTATTGAATGCTCAGTCGACGTTTCTGACACCAGAACTTGCGAAGCATTACAACTTGGACTTGAAGATAAAAGGTTTCGAAAAAGTCGATCTTAAAAACGTCCCCAGCCGTGGAGGATTGCTGACACAGGGCAGCATTCTCACTAAAGGTGGTGACGAAGCTTCGATGATTTCACGCGGACTTTTCGTGCTTCACGACCTATTGCGTGGTGCTGTCAAAGATCCTCCTCCCTGCGTCGATACCACACCAATTCCCACCAAGCCTGGGCGGACTCAGCGGATGATTGCGATGGAACGATTGGCAAACGGTTCGTGTGGTGGATGCCATGCGAAGTTTGAAACGCTCGCATTCGCTCTCGAAAAGTTCGACGGACTGGGATCATTTTCTGAAGCTGATCAGCATGGGAACAAGCTGCGTGAGGATGGCGAAATCCTCTTCCCTGGCGATGAAAAATCGATCCCATATCAAACATCTGCCGAGTTAATGGATCTTCTCGCGAAGAGCGACAGAGTCAATGAATGTTTGTCATGGAAAGTTGCCCAGTTCGCAATTGGGCGACCACTCGTCCCTGCTGATGTGCCAATCATGAAAGAGGTACATCAAAAGGCGCAGAAAAATGGCGGAACCTGGACAAGCCTGATTTCCGCATTAATTCAGAGCGATCTCATACAAACCATCCGAACGGAACCGATCCAATGA
- a CDS encoding DUF1552 domain-containing protein, whose translation MMNRKINRRTVLKGLGGVAIGLPLLEEMLATPALAAAQAEVPVRAFNVFFGLGIPAPLQTEGFDGVLEPLKPLSKKLLIMRNVDQVRCDESGINAHFDGASGAFTAEPPSGEAKAGGPSIDQVIRKTYYPDGLPAGTVPTLVGGTFFRRSRVSRYVHSYNSDGTVAATMQEKPRDVFDRVFGSLAGQVEDNDVRTKRLRRSVLDSVVDQYQFYTGVNSPLGATSKARVADHLDRIREFEQRAFEMKHDSNGPELPPRSKIAHGGSADPGGEGLDMPLENLITEWRLMADLYALAIQLDRVRFGSLTFLAAGERLRVTGDYEYDGRKVFTFDDAKQLNASGSSGCSHEWWHKFNEKKKNEQLRAHAHMKMREVAYFLSRLDDQDSMEANGKSILENSMITVSTESGDGRHSDVKRELSGVFHAITGANGRFKTGQILDVNAEGIDVYNTMLDAFDTKDRLGPAKRETNRIDNIRA comes from the coding sequence ATGATGAATCGAAAAATTAACCGCCGAACTGTTCTCAAAGGGTTGGGAGGCGTAGCAATCGGACTTCCGTTACTGGAAGAGATGCTGGCAACACCAGCACTCGCCGCTGCTCAAGCAGAGGTTCCTGTCCGAGCCTTCAACGTCTTCTTCGGTCTTGGAATTCCTGCTCCGCTGCAAACCGAAGGATTCGATGGCGTCCTCGAACCACTTAAACCACTGAGCAAAAAACTGCTCATCATGCGAAATGTGGACCAGGTTCGCTGTGATGAATCAGGCATCAACGCCCACTTCGATGGAGCATCGGGGGCATTCACTGCAGAACCCCCAAGTGGTGAGGCAAAAGCGGGAGGCCCATCCATCGATCAGGTCATTCGCAAGACGTATTACCCCGATGGGCTGCCAGCCGGGACAGTTCCGACATTGGTCGGCGGAACGTTCTTTCGCCGAAGTCGTGTCAGTCGCTACGTTCACAGCTACAATTCAGACGGAACAGTCGCTGCGACGATGCAGGAAAAACCGCGTGATGTTTTTGATCGTGTCTTTGGATCGCTAGCGGGGCAGGTCGAAGATAACGATGTCCGTACGAAACGATTGCGTAGAAGCGTGTTGGACTCGGTTGTCGATCAGTATCAGTTTTACACCGGCGTCAACTCTCCCCTCGGTGCAACCTCGAAAGCTCGGGTCGCAGACCATCTCGACAGAATTCGCGAGTTCGAACAACGTGCCTTCGAGATGAAGCACGACTCTAACGGGCCCGAACTCCCGCCTCGTTCAAAAATTGCCCATGGCGGTTCAGCTGACCCAGGTGGAGAAGGTCTCGACATGCCGCTTGAAAATCTCATTACAGAATGGCGATTAATGGCAGACCTGTACGCCTTGGCGATTCAACTCGATCGAGTCCGCTTCGGTTCGCTCACATTTCTGGCTGCCGGTGAACGTCTCCGAGTGACGGGTGACTATGAGTACGATGGCCGTAAAGTCTTTACATTTGACGATGCGAAACAACTCAACGCATCTGGTTCGAGTGGGTGCAGCCATGAATGGTGGCACAAGTTCAACGAGAAGAAGAAGAACGAACAACTCCGTGCACACGCACACATGAAAATGCGTGAAGTCGCTTACTTCCTGAGCCGCCTTGACGATCAAGACTCGATGGAAGCAAACGGCAAGTCGATCCTCGAAAACTCCATGATTACGGTTTCAACAGAATCGGGAGATGGCCGCCACTCGGACGTCAAACGCGAACTCTCCGGCGTCTTTCACGCCATCACCGGAGCGAACGGCCGCTTCAAAACCGGACAGATTCTGGACGTCAACGCTGAAGGCATCGACGTTTATAACACAATGCTGGATGCTTTTGACACCAAAGATCGTCTCGGCCCCGCGAAGCGGGAAACCAACCGCATCGACAACATTCGTGCGTAG
- the frr gene encoding ribosome recycling factor, with amino-acid sequence MEPDEILMDAEERMQKAVEVFKDALQGLRTGRATPGLVDTVRVNYHGSPTPLKQLANISCPEPQQIVIRPFDQSIVTEIVKAIQASDAGMAPNSDGRLVRINVPALSTERRRELTQRVGNFAEDARVSIRNIRRDANKSLDQSEKEKIISEDILKSTKDDVQELTKKFENQINDQAKQKEEEVMNE; translated from the coding sequence ATGGAACCAGATGAGATTTTAATGGACGCGGAAGAACGCATGCAAAAAGCGGTCGAAGTGTTCAAGGACGCCCTGCAAGGACTCAGGACGGGAAGAGCAACTCCCGGTCTTGTCGATACTGTTCGAGTGAACTATCACGGTTCACCGACTCCATTAAAACAGCTGGCCAACATCAGTTGCCCAGAACCACAACAAATTGTGATTCGCCCCTTCGACCAATCCATCGTCACTGAAATTGTAAAAGCAATTCAGGCCAGCGATGCCGGAATGGCTCCGAACTCTGATGGACGTCTGGTTCGCATTAACGTTCCCGCACTTTCCACTGAACGCCGTCGAGAACTGACTCAGCGCGTTGGAAACTTTGCAGAAGATGCTCGGGTTTCGATTCGAAATATTCGTCGTGATGCAAACAAAAGTCTCGATCAGTCGGAGAAAGAGAAAATCATTTCCGAAGATATTCTCAAGTCGACCAAAGACGATGTTCAAGAGTTGACGAAGAAATTCGAAAACCAGATCAATGATCAGGCGAAGCAGAAAGAAGAAGAAGTGATGAACGAGTAG
- a CDS encoding methyltransferase has protein sequence MLRLTYDDNGSTHQDITLQIGDFLSVSDSYYFLLEMDEELPAAVRVRTCLSQMITAWATEISEAKQTIYLLAELHDEFSRWIRCMPHNDSFEVQLGWSTEAGHDLNSLRDATRTSPPADWQECSGSEPVIQTRQEILHFGGSMESLHVQTEPLFDPTPIFEHFRGAYGTQLLTAAVAHFNLFEKLSTSPDLFLPVGQLRQELELEPRPFTVLMTALKAMGLLVQDGDRIGATPLAAEHLLHNREFEVTNYIGLAATSPDVLGMVERLKTNRPYGLDVNENGAAFIYRNGMPSAMEESELARHFTLSLAGRAKNVAPVLADRFRIPDAKVLLDIGGGSGIYSIAYLARNHHLKAIVIDRPEVLNIASEFAEQCGVADRLELREGDMFTDDFPEADVMLLSNVLHDWDVPECEELIAKCANRLPQQGRLLIHDVFLNDEHTGPLPIALYSAALFSLTEGRAYSVAEYRSWMNKNGLSVSGPIETLIHCGVLCGIKR, from the coding sequence ATGTTGAGATTGACCTACGACGACAACGGATCAACACATCAGGATATCACCCTCCAGATCGGTGATTTTCTAAGCGTGAGCGATTCCTATTATTTTCTTCTGGAAATGGATGAAGAACTCCCCGCGGCGGTACGGGTTCGGACGTGTCTTTCCCAGATGATCACCGCCTGGGCCACTGAGATTTCAGAAGCGAAACAAACAATTTATTTGCTCGCTGAACTCCATGATGAATTCAGCCGCTGGATTCGATGCATGCCGCACAACGACAGCTTCGAGGTTCAGCTTGGCTGGTCAACCGAGGCAGGTCACGATCTCAATTCTCTTCGTGATGCAACACGAACTTCGCCGCCGGCAGATTGGCAAGAGTGCTCTGGTTCTGAACCTGTCATTCAAACGCGTCAAGAAATCCTGCACTTCGGCGGGAGCATGGAATCTTTGCATGTCCAGACGGAACCGTTGTTTGACCCGACACCCATTTTCGAGCACTTTCGTGGTGCATACGGGACACAGCTTCTGACGGCCGCTGTTGCCCACTTCAATCTCTTCGAAAAACTTTCCACAAGTCCCGATCTTTTTCTCCCGGTGGGCCAACTCAGGCAAGAACTGGAATTAGAACCGCGACCGTTTACTGTCCTGATGACCGCACTCAAAGCGATGGGCTTGCTGGTTCAAGATGGTGATCGAATCGGTGCGACACCCCTGGCAGCCGAGCATCTTCTTCACAACCGAGAGTTTGAAGTCACGAATTATATCGGGCTGGCTGCGACTTCTCCTGATGTATTGGGAATGGTGGAACGCCTCAAAACGAACAGGCCTTACGGGCTCGACGTGAATGAAAATGGAGCTGCCTTTATCTACCGAAACGGAATGCCCTCCGCGATGGAAGAGTCGGAACTTGCCAGGCACTTTACACTTTCGCTGGCAGGTCGAGCCAAAAACGTGGCTCCAGTTCTCGCAGATCGCTTTCGCATTCCCGATGCAAAAGTTCTCCTCGATATTGGCGGAGGAAGTGGAATTTATTCCATCGCCTATCTGGCTAGAAATCATCACTTGAAAGCGATTGTCATAGATCGCCCCGAAGTCCTGAACATCGCTTCAGAATTCGCGGAACAATGCGGGGTTGCTGATCGTCTTGAACTTCGCGAAGGAGACATGTTTACAGATGATTTCCCGGAAGCGGACGTGATGCTTCTCTCAAATGTTCTTCACGACTGGGATGTTCCGGAATGTGAGGAGTTGATCGCAAAGTGTGCGAATCGACTTCCCCAACAAGGCCGACTCCTCATTCATGATGTCTTCCTGAACGATGAGCACACCGGCCCACTTCCCATCGCTCTTTACTCGGCGGCCCTCTTTTCACTCACAGAAGGCCGAGCCTACAGTGTTGCGGAATACAGAAGCTGGATGAACAAGAATGGCCTGTCTGTCAGCGGCCCCATCGAAACGCTCATCCATTGCGGCGTACTTTGTGGGATCAAGCGTTAA
- a CDS encoding alkaline phosphatase family protein produces MPSTVLVSIPGLRQQDLERMPNLKKIAAAGAVKPLTASFPCVTCSVQANLTTGVGPDVHGVIANGFYYRDKGEFELWTAWNECIEAPQVWDLLHQANPEIKSAVWFPMHSKGAGADYICTPAPIHNPDGSESLWCYTVPERLYGELRDELGHFPLMNFWGPIANIKSSDWIIDSAIKAANEFAPDFFYIYVTHLDYAAQKLGPDSPEALQAVVDIDVSLGRLIDGIENSKMDDIHWLIASEYVITEVNDVAYPNRVLREAGLLHLADDDGREQLVPGESQAWAMVDHQLAHVFVKDEENIERVAELFRNHPLVDEVLVGAERDKYKLDHPRSGEVVLISKKEAWFAYYWWLDDEKAPTYARTVDIHRKPGFDPVEMFIDMPSKSTPLDATLVKGSHGYPGSTGILISSKGLDEESYQDTDVTPLILKDFGVELNS; encoded by the coding sequence ATGCCCTCTACAGTCCTCGTTTCTATCCCAGGTTTGCGTCAGCAAGATCTCGAGCGGATGCCGAATCTGAAGAAAATCGCTGCTGCTGGCGCTGTGAAACCATTGACAGCTTCGTTCCCCTGCGTGACATGTTCCGTTCAGGCGAACTTGACGACTGGCGTAGGTCCAGATGTTCACGGAGTGATCGCCAACGGATTTTACTATCGCGATAAAGGAGAATTCGAACTCTGGACCGCCTGGAATGAGTGTATCGAAGCTCCTCAAGTTTGGGATCTGCTGCATCAGGCCAATCCTGAAATCAAATCGGCGGTTTGGTTTCCAATGCACTCCAAAGGGGCTGGGGCAGATTACATTTGCACCCCCGCACCGATTCATAATCCAGATGGATCAGAATCTCTCTGGTGTTACACAGTTCCAGAGAGATTGTACGGAGAACTCCGCGACGAACTCGGACATTTCCCATTGATGAATTTTTGGGGACCGATTGCAAATATCAAAAGTTCGGATTGGATCATCGACTCTGCAATCAAAGCGGCCAATGAATTCGCTCCCGATTTTTTCTACATTTATGTAACGCACCTTGATTACGCTGCCCAGAAACTGGGCCCGGACAGTCCCGAGGCGCTTCAGGCGGTCGTTGATATCGATGTCTCACTTGGTCGATTGATTGATGGCATTGAAAATTCCAAAATGGATGACATTCACTGGTTGATCGCGAGTGAATATGTCATTACTGAAGTGAATGACGTTGCCTATCCGAATCGGGTACTGCGTGAAGCTGGTCTGTTGCATCTCGCTGACGATGATGGTCGTGAGCAACTCGTCCCGGGAGAATCTCAGGCGTGGGCGATGGTTGACCATCAACTGGCTCACGTGTTTGTTAAGGACGAAGAAAACATCGAGCGAGTCGCGGAACTGTTTAGAAATCATCCGCTGGTTGATGAAGTCTTGGTTGGAGCGGAACGAGACAAATACAAACTGGACCATCCACGTTCGGGGGAAGTTGTGTTGATCTCGAAGAAGGAAGCATGGTTTGCATACTACTGGTGGTTGGATGACGAGAAAGCCCCGACCTATGCAAGAACAGTTGATATTCACCGCAAACCGGGCTTCGACCCCGTTGAAATGTTCATCGACATGCCCAGTAAGTCGACACCGCTGGATGCAACCCTTGTCAAAGGATCACACGGCTATCCCGGTTCGACTGGCATCTTGATCTCGTCAAAAGGTCTGGATGAAGAGAGCTACCAGGATACGGATGTTACACCGTTGATCCTCAAGGATTTCGGAGTTGAGTTGAATTCTTGA
- the trmB gene encoding tRNA (guanosine(46)-N7)-methyltransferase TrmB: MQTNPPPTNLKPFFLAMDDLFEEYDGKLDWPTFFGNDNPVEIDVGCGRGLFVVTASEMHPERNFLGIEIDFREGRRGAARLKRRNLTNACVIGGDANVPFTKMIEPHSVDAIHVYFPDPWWKRKHRSRRVFNDVFVNLCSNLLVPGGLLHSWTDVEEYFEDISALMNHHEDFESLPTPEERDPEHDMDYQTSYERKKRKLGLPIHRGKWQRKPIS, encoded by the coding sequence ATGCAAACGAATCCTCCACCAACTAACCTGAAGCCGTTTTTCCTCGCGATGGACGATCTGTTCGAGGAGTATGACGGTAAACTCGACTGGCCGACATTTTTCGGTAATGACAATCCCGTCGAGATTGATGTCGGTTGCGGACGAGGACTGTTTGTTGTGACAGCCTCCGAAATGCACCCTGAGCGAAATTTTCTGGGAATCGAAATCGATTTCCGTGAAGGTCGACGTGGAGCTGCCCGCTTGAAGCGACGCAACTTGACGAACGCCTGCGTGATCGGAGGTGATGCGAATGTTCCATTTACGAAAATGATCGAACCGCATTCTGTTGATGCGATCCATGTCTACTTTCCAGATCCGTGGTGGAAGCGAAAGCATCGCAGTCGCCGCGTGTTTAATGATGTGTTCGTAAACTTATGCTCGAACCTGCTTGTCCCAGGTGGATTGTTGCATTCATGGACCGATGTTGAAGAGTATTTCGAAGACATCTCTGCGTTAATGAATCATCATGAAGATTTTGAATCGTTGCCAACTCCGGAAGAGCGTGACCCAGAACACGATATGGATTACCAGACCAGCTACGAAAGAAAAAAACGTAAGCTCGGCCTTCCAATTCACCGAGGGAAATGGCAGAGAAAACCAATTTCCTGA